The genomic interval AGGTGCAGCTGATCTTGATGGTGAGAATAAGACTGTGATGCACAACATCATAGAAGCCTGACACTGAAAGggcttgaaaattttcttctttaatgtGTGCTTACGAAAATGTCAGCTTGGTGACTACGTGGAGAATTTAGTGTTGTGAATGTTCATGTGGGAAGTTTTAGCTCAAATTTGACCTTGCAGGTTTTGTCTTTGTAACCAGTCTGTAGTATCCCTTGTCCCTAAGATCTTTGAcagaatgtttttattttttgtctttatcaGGACGGTTAAGAGAAGGAGACCAACTCTTAGAAGTCAATGGGTGCAGCCTGCTTGGAGTATCAAATGACAAGTAAATTGCtaattgataaataattgtACAAAATTGTATAAGTGCCTGAGTGGAGCGCAATTTGGGCTAAAAATCATATGTGTAATTTataatcaaaaatattatttcaaatcaTAATTGCACAATCataagttcaattaccactttattacatctattCTGCAATCACAAAAGTCAGTCactcaaataaaaaagtttttagtctaaaaattttttgtgATTTAGTACTGAGCTAGTTTGTAAAAAGTTGgaacagttttctttctttttcctacaatttgattggtttctttaaagaaaccttgaaatctgattggttgttgtgttttaataaagctttctcatttgggaaaaaaaaaaggtgtgaCTAAGGGCAAAAAATGGTGTGATTCTTGAATAAATTGCActgatgagagccaatcagattgcaaggatcatcagtaatttcaaaattgatgtAATAGATAGATAAACAGTGTTGATGGTTTTGTTATCATTTGTCTCTGACAGTGTTGTTACAAATCAGTGCCTAATGGGGCAACAACTCAATTGGCAATgaatctattaattttttttcttttttttgttatttaggGCAATGTCACTCCTGCGCAGTGCTGCACAGTCTAACAATGCAAAATTGCTCATTAGCAGAGATGTCCGGGCTAGGTAAAATGAGATTTCAGATtaattatattataataatttataatCACAGATGATGATTGCATTTATTTAGTCATCAAAGTTCCGCTCAGTTTCGCTTCTTCAAGAGAGAGTCACCTAGAAGTTATTATGAAGTTATTTGTATCATAATAGATGGCATTGATATGAAATCTCTGCAGTCTTCAGTGATCATTTTATTATCAGTAGAGGTAGTCCCTTTTTTACCTCTGCGGTGAGATATTTACAAAAGGCCTGTTTTTCACGTCACTTAATTAAGATATTAACACTGTGTCCTCCAGGCAAGAGTTTGCAAACTTGATGACAGCGTTAAATGGTGGATCCATGATATCAGATCTCACCAATGGTTCAACAGCACCTGGATTAACAAGGAGCGGCAGTTTTGGTAGTTCACGAGCCTCGACTCCCTCACCAACTATGGGTAAGTAAAGCCGGCAAAAAATGCTGCAAAATGTTCTGAGTAGCAAGACAACACCTTCATGTTGTGATTTGATTTTGTCTTGTCTGATATTGtgattcattattttctttttttcgtatGGTTTTGAATTTGGTATCAAACAATGCTTTTGTGTTAGAAAACTTATTTAGATGACAGAACTGAAGTCTTTGCTTTTGGAACACCCTTTTATGATATATCCAAAAATGTTGTCGATTAGTAAATATAGTAGCACTCTTAGTAATTTTACTGCAACCTAATTTTTACATAACTTCAAGGAGAGGCAGCTCTTATCCtctaaaacttgaaattggtTTGTGCATCCCTTAAAGCAGAGGGAAATTACATGTTACTtattacattaattttataaaagcaGCTCAGGTTTTAGTTCACCACCATTCAAAGCCTGGTTATTAGTaacttaacttttcttttttcaaagggAAACGTTCATGGGTTATGACTGCTGGGCGGATGTCACCTCTCATGGGTGGGAGACATGGCAGTCCTGTCTTGTCACCCACCAACTCACTGGATAGACCTTCAGCTAGTCTGCAGAGAATGTATTCCATGGACCTACCAACACTTTCAGTGGGTCCTACTGTGGTTCAACACACCCCTGGTAAGTCTGTGCCTCTGCTCTTTATCTTGGAAAATATGGTCACACTTTTTGAGAATTCTCAATTAACTAAGTTAAACAATCCTTCCTGAAGGCAACTGACTAACTTCAAGGTGAAAATTcacaatctttcttttttcttttatgttccCTACTTCTGGATTTTTGCTGGCTTGTCACTGATTTGtgaaaagatttttttcagtttctccaCAATGTGAGATAGGGTCAAGGGGGTAGGGAAAAGGGGCCCTAGGAGAGGTGGGGTCAGGAAATTAGTGGGCTAGAACTTTCAGGGAGGGGTTGGATAATACCAGCTTGCATGTCATGTAACTGGGACAGttagaaaacaacagaaaagaggtaaaaaaattgataaaagggTTTAAAATGTGAAATTCAAGGCACATGTGAGACAATTAAAGCCCCTTTTAATTACAGCCATTATATTCCTTACCTGGAGACACCAAGGGATTGACTCAAAAGCACAATTTAAAGaacattattttatcttttatgtaGATAATCTTTCTGGCAGGAAATCTTTTATCTGTTAGTAAAAGTAAAACGTGCTTTGTTGTATTCACAGGGGCTCAGGAACCTCCCTCTTACAACTCCAGTCTCCAAAAGCTGTCCACACCAGCAAGCAGAACACAGTACACCCGTCACCTAAATGGCAATGCCCATTCTCCTGACGAACCACCTGAGTTCAATGGAAGTGGACATCTAACTGTAGAACAGCAAAGTGTTTCATCAGAGTTCACTAATGATTCTGGTCTGCCTACTGATAGACATTCTAATAGTTCTTCTCCAACATTTGACCATCCTGGTGAACTGCAGACCATTCAGATTCAGTACTCGAACGGACTTGGGCTGTGTATTATCGGCGGAACAAACAGACCTGAGGGGCCACATATTTTTATTGATGATATTATTGAAGGAGGAGATGCCCACAAGGTACAGTTGAATGGGAGACTTTTTACTctttctgtttgatgttcatcTTGTATTTATGTCTAACAATTTTTCTTGTTCCTATTCTGATAGTGATGATATTAGTACAAATTGTACAAAAAATATCCTTCTGTTCTGGTTCTCAATGTCTCCAGAGTTATCTTAAAAAGGAAATGCAATATTACCCTTTTGTTGGAGAAGAGAAATTATATTAGCCTTTTAATCAATAGTCAATACCTTTcacccccctcctccccctcccctccaaaaaaaacaaagcaaaacaaaaaatgatatcctgtgtatttatttgttcattaaaAGTATTTGGTggaaatttaaaaccaaatctTGTCACCAAGTTGTGcattcaattttcaaacatcatctttgttttcagttaaaatCTTTGTTGGCTTGTATGATTAAAGTTTCTTGTTTCCTATAATGCATTTATGTTAGAGAACATTGTTAAACTTTGATCTcttcaaacaaaaatcaaatttttctttctctttctgtgataaacaaatattttctttctctattaTGAGATGGATATTGTGTTCCCATTGCAGTTTTTCCGTCTTCATATTTGTCAGGCATCCATGAGTGTTACCTGTATTAGTTTTTACCTTTAATTTCATATTGAGCAAGTTTGCAAGAAGCCTCATCATAATTGAATGTTTCCGGGAAATTCTGCCCCCATTTTACAGTTTTCATTAGagatctaattttttttcctcttttattaaTTCAAAGTCCAGTTGCAACTTGAAATTATGAATTGTCCtaaattaacatatttttgttCTGAAAACAAGAACTTTTTAAAGAACATGAGAAATGATAGATATTTGGACAACTTTTATTCTTGAGAATAAAATATAGGCTTTAAATATTGAACAGCTGTCATCTGACTCATTGAAACACAAGGATGcatattttttggttttaaaaattggcaaattgtATAGTTTTTGTCTTTACAGTCAATTTAAAAGCTTTGGTTTTTTGGAACCTTTTGGTTAAATCTTTGAGCAGGCTCTCTGCTGGAGCTTGTCTTTGGAACAGCTGGAAGTTAAAAGTTGGCTTTAGTTGCAATGACCATTATTTATTTTGTGaagaaacaattcaaatttatcatttgaagCTCTTTAAAGCACCAAATGGATTGTTTAATCACCCCATTGTGAAAAGACCAGCTCTTGAACTCAAAATTACAAGATTCTTTGTCTTAATTGCATGTGTAGATGATTTGCATTTTTCGggttttgaatttcatttgaaatttatccATTCTGGATTCTTCTGGCCACCTGTAGTAGGTACCTGTTTTAGGGTATAAACATACATTGATGTCCAACTAAATTCAAAATGCAAGGCTTTAGAGCAATACCACATTTTTTCCACATTCAAAGCaaatgcatttttattttcccttaCAGGATAGAAGACTGAAAAGAGGTGATAGGCTCATCTGTATAAATGGAGAAACTCTTGTTGGAATTACCCATGAGCAAGCAAAATCTCTTTTGACAAGACTCAAACTGAGGTATTAATTTTCaccaaattttgtttgtctAATTCATGACTTAATGTGtcttgtgtttttcttttttttttttttttggtgctctGACAGATTAAAGTATCTTTGTCAAACAGCTCAGAAGTGTAATCTAAGATAACAGTGTTTGGCTTCCTGAGGGAATATTTTTCGCACTTTCACAGTCAAAcatgttttataattttattattttgtgcTGGACCAGCTCTTTTCATTGtcataaatttaaaagtatattaaccctttaactcccacaagtgaccaagacagaatttctccttactatatctttacaatatcaagcagacaagtgatgagaataaagaaaaatataaattaagggaatataagttgatccaataccaaattctccaaacaaacatcacaagaactgtatggtagacagtaaggagaattaataattagatctttggagttagttaaagggttaagattgtTATAAAGTGAAAGGTTATGATGCCAGCtatataaatatttacaacggaaaaggaaaaaaaaaattatattattggAATGTTATTGGAAATGAGCTATTGGTAGGGAAATATTTTGACACTTAATAATTTTTCCCAGAAAGTATGCAAAAGACAATTCACTGAAACaataatttataaatatatataattatgtataactgtgttttcctttgttgaTAGTGACACATTAACTTGAGTATTAAATTTTGTAGTATTAGACATCATAGTCTACTGAAAACCATGGTTtaaatttgtacattttttcacaCCAGCAATGAGTGATAAAAGGTTTATCAAAGCTTATGGACAAAGTGCAAAATAGATAATAAATTAGGCTTGAAATTTCAATGAATGTTTTGACTGAATCATATTGCAGAAAAGACAACTGGTCTTTGTATTGCAATATAAGAGAAGGCTGTCAGTAAAATGTTTACTATTTATAAACAGAGGACAAGACACAGAAGTAACATTTATTCGAGGTGGTCATAGACCAGGAAGTCAGACACCTAACGGCTCAGCAAGTCCAGCACACAACAGTCCCAGAGGGAACTCTGAAAATGGATTTCCATCAGCACAAAATTTTCATCTGAACCTCAGTGGGTTAGACAACTCAAGCTCTCCACCTTCATCAAGCAGATCATCCAGAGCAAGTGAACCTGATTTAAGTAACACAGATGTTTTTATGAAAGAACTGTTGGTAGAGGGTTTAAACCAATCAGCAAGGAGTGATAGTAGGGAAAGTAGCTTAAGTGTCGAAACTTTCCAAGGAAGTCCGCAATCGCAGGTATCACCTCCTGCATTATCAGATTCCCAACCAGCTGTTATGCAACCAACTTCGCATCCAATACAGCCTGTGGGAGGTGTTAGGAACCATTCAGTGATGCCTAATTCTCACCCACAGCTAGCTAATGGTTTTTACCCAGCACCAAGTGCAGTCCCACAGCGATTGTTTGGTAGTTTTCAGCCAGCTATGTCATCTACACCAACAACAGTTGATAATGTACCTAATGGATTTCCTGGGAATGTGCAGCAAGCTCCATGGAATTCTTCTCCTCCCTATGCAAATGGAGTTCTTGGGAGCCAACCCCAGCTTAATCAAACATCTATTCCAGTTTCTGGAAATGGTAAgtttttgttaataattttaatatttgcCATCACATCCTGTAAATGCATCCAGTTTTTAATACTCACCCTTTAAAACCAATGAAAATATCACAATGTTTATTTAACATAAAGAAAAGAATTAGTTAATGCAGAGGATATGCTCAATACATTTTATCATAGCACTCAAACTCACAAATTATGTGTATGAAATTTGTATCATTCATTCAGAAAATGCACTTTGATCTAGAACAGTCTTGTCTCtatgtttattttattcacaaattttGTTTGCCTATCTTACTAAACTTCAACAtctaacttttctttttgtcagtaatgtttgttttagtttttttggcagtgaaaaacataaataacCATTATGCTTTTTTGAGATATAATTTTTTAGATAGAAGTGTCAAAGGTGTAACTGTTTTGTCAAAGTGAGTGATTTGATTCAAAACGATGATTATAAAAtcatataaattatttattaggGACTCATTTTTAAGTGATACAATTTTCTTGAATAACAAAATTAGTGTGAAGACTAATTTCAGTATTTGTGATATTATTGGCCAGTTGctttattcaatatttttgaTGAATATTTCTCTGAGGATGCgagaaattacaaatttttcttctggTGCTAAATAGCCCAAGcctgtaaattttattttggccaAACTCgtctttattcttatcatgTCTGTTGGAATTGTGGATTCTTTGCTGCAACCTTGAGATGGAAATTTATATTTAATCACAAGGTATCGGTATTTAAACTAATCAAACAATATACAAGCGTagttataagttttttttcgtCAGAGAAACCTTTTAGGCGAGTTTTCTCAGCATTTAAACTTCATTATAGGTTGTGAGTGAAACTTCAGTGTCATTAGCGTAAGAAATTGGCAATTATCATTGATATAACCATGGTGTCATATTCATTACCTCAAGTGTTACAAGCCATGAATATTCACATTaatcaattttaaagaaaatgtttcaacaggtaaatacaatgaaataataaattgtATAGAAAGTAAATATGAAAGCTTTAGCCAGTACATTTCATGTCATCCACGTTt from Pocillopora verrucosa isolate sample1 chromosome 14, ASM3666991v2, whole genome shotgun sequence carries:
- the LOC131794789 gene encoding syntaxin-binding protein 4 gives rise to the protein MGSLTMVAADPGSPRSRIDVRDRDDTEVINIKNCLSGLGIKIAGGRSALGADFGIFVKKVLSRGAADLDGRLREGDQLLEVNGCSLLGVSNDKAMSLLRSAAQSNNAKLLISRDVRARQEFANLMTALNGGSMISDLTNGSTAPGLTRSGSFGSSRASTPSPTMGKRSWVMTAGRMSPLMGGRHGSPVLSPTNSLDRPSASLQRMYSMDLPTLSVGPTVVQHTPGAQEPPSYNSSLQKLSTPASRTQYTRHLNGNAHSPDEPPEFNGSGHLTVEQQSVSSEFTNDSGLPTDRHSNSSSPTFDHPGELQTIQIQYSNGLGLCIIGGTNRPEGPHIFIDDIIEGGDAHKDRRLKRGDRLICINGETLVGITHEQAKSLLTRLKLRGQDTEVTFIRGGHRPGSQTPNGSASPAHNSPRGNSENGFPSAQNFHLNLSGLDNSSSPPSSSRSSRASEPDLSNTDVFMKELLVEGLNQSARSDSRESSLSVETFQGSPQSQVSPPALSDSQPAVMQPTSHPIQPVGGVRNHSVMPNSHPQLANGFYPAPSAVPQRLFGSFQPAMSSTPTTVDNVPNGFPGNVQQAPWNSSPPYANGVLGSQPQLNQTSIPVSGNGAGPTAVIQPQQLPLSSLHISPVQTAFEPSSVPFYLQQDLEALQRVAQQYASPPSGQQSSPRPVNEQQSLLTTTAAAGSIRARRHGRGSRRLSLDPHTKLRVEKLEVALRYLGFSPTEDQQRELRQRLPADQHGFVSYGDFVNAARQVLAFQLNDHSLSTSAVQFAVQDVNAATATTEMESYEKMQQRSQLASLEAKAKQNAEDAQRIRRERDEALREVQHLKKLLKKKEEDCLTAEEELMKARRDAQGLLEESRSLEKKVYLASEAQKAAKDVEQDYAEVVRLLEKELDTYKAKQAEPKPDAKELQELQKRLVVLGCQLRKAEVGKRTYEVATDKLIHFAELVHETLSEGGSGALQQRGKGESVRRDGGANPKPPSYMSRHSKYTPASLAKEARETVKSVKSLIEEEPLPFGWEEAFTTDGVRYYINHVTQQTSWLHPVSQVQHLPPIAENEDNVRESQT